GAGCGGGTCGTCCTCGGCAGCGCCCCCGTCACGGACCTGCTGGACGGCTCCACCGGCACGCTGATCACGAAGGCTCCCGACGGGGCCGGTACGTCAGGAGCCGACGCATGAGCCGGCCCCGCGTGCTGGTCGTCGACAACGGAACGCTCTCGCTCAGGCAACTCCGTTCCCGGCTGGAGGAACTGGGCTCGGAGACGGAGACGGTCGGCGCATCCTCCGTGCCCGCCCGGGTGGACGGCCGCTACCAGGCCGTCGTGTTGAGCGGCACCAAGGTGCGCGCGTACGACAGCGAGTTCTACAAGCCCCTGATCGACCTGGTGACGACAGCGGACGTGCCGGTCCTCGGCATCTGCGGCGGGATGCAGATCCTCGCCGTCGCGGCCGGCGGGCGCCTCGCGGAGGGGCCGCAGCGGGTCGGCGGCCACGAGGTGCGGGTGGACACGGAGGAGCCGCTCTTCACCTACGTGAAGCCCA
This DNA window, taken from Streptomyces nitrosporeus, encodes the following:
- a CDS encoding type 1 glutamine amidotransferase — its product is MSRPRVLVVDNGTLSLRQLRSRLEELGSETETVGASSVPARVDGRYQAVVLSGTKVRAYDSEFYKPLIDLVTTADVPVLGICGGMQILAVAAGGRLAEGPQRVGGHEVRVDTEEPLFTYVKPTVTVFHRHTLYLQEAPAGYRSIGRSEHAPVEFLRSDDGRIHGAQAHLEFRKDGLEILRGFTQLYQ